The genomic stretch CCTACCCACATCATCGTCTAGGTGACAATGATTTGCTGGGTGACTCGGCAAGTCAATGCTTGCGCCATTACTTTTcctatcataaaaataaataagatttgatattattataaattcgCTTTTATCATGAAGACATATACAGTAATTTATGTGAaaatacatcattcaatatttaCTATCACAACTTCATTATTTTTAAGGATTTCGAAAGGTTTGACTAAGTGTCCACGTTGACTTTTCGCAAGATTGATTACAAAGGGTCGAAATCCTGCTGCCAGGTTGGAACTCGGGGTGCTTGGTCGGTGCTCCAGTCAAAGTGTTGTCGTCTGATGATGCACTGAATCGATCACTCGTTTGCAGATTCATTCTTCGGAGTTGTTGGTGGATGATCGATGGGTGTTTGCCCCGAAGACTGGTAATCCTGTGTTGTATGCGGACGCCAAGAGGTTGCCCAATTCCATGTCTTGTTATTCTTCGATCGCTTCGGGGATCAAAGCTGCCATCGCTCAGAATTGTGTCCCTGTGGGTAAATCTATCCATGCCTACATGATCAAGATTGGGTCTTTGCAAGAAACAACCCTTTGGAACCATCTCCTCAACCTCTATGCGAAAGCCCGCTGCCTCGACGATGCCCGTGCGCTGTTCGACGAAATGCCTGAGCGAAACTTGGTTTCCTACTCGACCCTTATGTCTGCGATTTCTGGACTCGGCGATCCTATGTGTGCTTTGCGCCTCTTGTCCCAGCTGCGCAAGGCAGAAATCGAGCTCAACCAGTTCGTGTTTTCAGCCTCCATTGTGGCATGCCGGAAGCTCAGAAAGTTGGGTCTGGGCGAGCAAACCCATGCCCAAGTGATGGTCTCTGGATGGGGATCGGACTCTTTTGTCAATGCTGCTCTCATCGACATGTACTCAAAGCTTGGTGATCTGGCGAGTGCCGTCTCCCTTTTCGGTCTGTCTCCGGTCGAGGATCCTGTTATGTTCAACACGATGGTTAGTGGGTACGTAAGTTTTGGTGCCCATGAGGAGGCTCTGAGACTTTTCCAGCAGGCAAGACGGAGTTTTAATCTCCATCCTACAGAGTTTAGTTTTGGGAGTATGATTAAGGCTTGCTCAGAATTGGAGAGAAGGATCGGAGAACAACTTCATGGGCTTATTTTAAAGATGAGACTTGATTCAAACTGTTTTGTTGGAACTTCTCTCATTGATATGTATGGCAGATTTGGAGATACACAAAGCTTGGAAATGGTTTTCCAGAGTGTACAGACATTTGATGTCGCATTGTATAATGCGATGATTGGTGGGTTAATAAGAAATGGACTTGACACTTTTGCATTGGATTATTTCCATGAGATGAGGTCAAAAGGTTTCATCTCAAATGATTGCACCTTATCTGGTGTACTCAAAGCATGTGGTGGTTTGAAGTCTTTGGATTTGGGGAGGGCGATTCATGGGTTTGTTGAGAAGTCAAGTTTTCGGCAAGATGTGGTAGTTAACACTGCTTTGATTGATATGTACATAAAATGTGGTTCGATAAAGGAAAGTTGTCAAGTGTTTGGATGCATGCATAAACGGAATACTGTTTCTTACAATTCTTTGATCTCTGGACATGGGCAAGATGGGAATTACAGAGAGGCTTTAGCCCTTTTTAATGACATGAACTGTAAGCATATAGATGTTGATCTTGCTACCTTTGTTGCTTTGTTATCTTCGTGCTGTGGGTGTGAATGGGTCGTATATGTTCATGCAATTAAGCATGGATTTGCATCAGACTTGATGGTTAGAACTACACTGCTAGATGGTCTTTTCAAAGATGGTGCTGCCGACCAAGCTCTAGAGTTTTTCGATAAGATGCGAGAGAGAAACGTTATTTCATGGACTACAATGATATCAGGACTTACACTATCAGGTCACTATTCAGATGCAATGAAgttttttaaaaccatgatttctacagAAGTATCACCCAACAGTTTCACTTACTCAAGTGTTTTAAAGGCTTGTGGCCATTTAGCTGGTCCAGAGGAAGGAAAACACATTCATGCATGTGTCATAAAGCATGgggttatggatgactatactagcagTGCTCTTCTGGACATGTATGCTAGGTGTGCAGCCCTGGAagagagtagaagactttttgaTGAACTAACAAACAAGGACATAGTAGTCTGGAACACAATGATCACTGGATATGCACAACACGGGTATGGGCATGAGGCTCTAGAAATGTATGCTCTATTGGAAAAGGAAAATGTACATCCGAACCATGTaacttttgtttctcttttgtCAGCTTGCAGCCACCGTGGGCTAGTAGAAGATGGAATTCAGCTATTTGATTTGATGGTTTCTAAGCATGGTATCGTACCAAGCATGGAGCACTATGCATGCATGGTTGATTTGTTTGGCAGGTCTGGGATGTTAGATAGAGCAGAACAGTTGATCAATGGCATGCCTTTTGAAGCTGATGTTTCAATTTGGGCAACGTTGTTATCTGCTTGCAAACTTCATGGTAATTTAGACCTGGCCGAGCTAGCAAGAGACCAAGTTATGAAAATGCAAGGTGAAGATGTTCCTACAGTTGTGCTCATGTCCAATATGTATTGTGAAGTAGGAAGACAACATGATGCAGAAAATTTGAGGAAGATAACAGGATCACAAACGAGAAAGGAGCCCGGATTTAGTTGGGTTCACGCAGCAGAAGAGCCTTTGTACAGTTATGGTGCTACATAGGATTAAAAGCATTTTAGTAATGCATTGGAAAATTGCATCCAGAGGCCTCAATTCAAGCAAATTGTATCAGGATCCATCAGATTCCTGTGGTGAACCAACTAAGAAGAGCTCTTTTTGAAATGCAAGTTTGAGAGGTGTGATATAGTATCTCATATACTTTTGATTATGATTAGTAGTACCTTTTATGCTCACTCATTGTTAATATATTTGACATGGACCCTTCTTGCAGTCAGTGTTAAATATTGGCCA from Musa acuminata AAA Group cultivar baxijiao chromosome BXJ1-3, Cavendish_Baxijiao_AAA, whole genome shotgun sequence encodes the following:
- the LOC135625273 gene encoding pentatricopeptide repeat-containing protein At3g02330, mitochondrial-like — encoded protein: MSCYSSIASGIKAAIAQNCVPVGKSIHAYMIKIGSLQETTLWNHLLNLYAKARCLDDARALFDEMPERNLVSYSTLMSAISGLGDPMCALRLLSQLRKAEIELNQFVFSASIVACRKLRKLGLGEQTHAQVMVSGWGSDSFVNAALIDMYSKLGDLASAVSLFGLSPVEDPVMFNTMVSGYVSFGAHEEALRLFQQARRSFNLHPTEFSFGSMIKACSELERRIGEQLHGLILKMRLDSNCFVGTSLIDMYGRFGDTQSLEMVFQSVQTFDVALYNAMIGGLIRNGLDTFALDYFHEMRSKGFISNDCTLSGVLKACGGLKSLDLGRAIHGFVEKSSFRQDVVVNTALIDMYIKCGSIKESCQVFGCMHKRNTVSYNSLISGHGQDGNYREALALFNDMNCKHIDVDLATFVALLSSCCGCEWVVYVHAIKHGFASDLMVRTTLLDGLFKDGAADQALEFFDKMRERNVISWTTMISGLTLSGHYSDAMKFFKTMISTEVSPNSFTYSSVLKACGHLAGPEEGKHIHACVIKHGVMDDYTSSALLDMYARCAALEESRRLFDELTNKDIVVWNTMITGYAQHGYGHEALEMYALLEKENVHPNHVTFVSLLSACSHRGLVEDGIQLFDLMVSKHGIVPSMEHYACMVDLFGRSGMLDRAEQLINGMPFEADVSIWATLLSACKLHGNLDLAELARDQVMKMQGEDVPTVVLMSNMYCEVGRQHDAENLRKITGSQTRKEPGFSWVHAAEEPLYSYGAT